In a genomic window of Mycolicibacterium neoaurum VKM Ac-1815D:
- a CDS encoding MBL fold metallo-hydrolase yields MQLTHFGHSCLLASFPDGTGKQTTVLFDPGTFSHGFEGITGLDAIMITHQHPDHADPARLPALVEANPQAALYADPQTAAQLGGGWRAVHAGDSFALGHLSVRGVGGTHAVIHPELPVIDNTSYLIGDADHPARLMHPGDALFVPGEPVDVLATPAAAPWMKVSEAVDYLRAVAPTRAVPIHQGIIEPAARGIFYGRLSEMTDTDFQVLDPENGTQF; encoded by the coding sequence ATGCAACTGACGCACTTCGGCCACTCGTGCCTGCTCGCGAGCTTCCCGGATGGCACCGGAAAACAGACCACGGTGCTGTTCGACCCGGGCACCTTCTCGCATGGCTTCGAGGGCATCACCGGACTCGACGCGATCATGATCACCCATCAGCATCCCGACCACGCCGATCCCGCCCGGCTACCGGCGCTGGTGGAGGCAAACCCGCAGGCCGCCCTGTACGCCGACCCGCAGACCGCGGCGCAGCTCGGCGGCGGCTGGCGGGCCGTGCACGCCGGGGACAGCTTCGCCCTAGGGCACCTGTCGGTGCGCGGGGTCGGGGGCACCCATGCGGTCATCCACCCCGAGCTGCCGGTGATCGACAACACGTCGTATCTCATCGGCGATGCCGACCACCCGGCCCGGTTGATGCATCCCGGCGACGCGTTGTTCGTCCCCGGCGAACCGGTCGACGTGCTGGCCACGCCGGCGGCCGCACCCTGGATGAAGGTGTCCGAGGCGGTCGACTACCTGCGCGCCGTCGCGCCGACCCGGGCGGTGCCCATCCATCAGGGCATCATCGAGCCGGCCGCGCGCGGAATCTTCTACGGCAGGCTCTCGGAGATGACCGACACCGACTTCCAGGTGCTCGATCCGGAGAACGGGACCCAGTTCTGA
- the purS gene encoding phosphoribosylformylglycinamidine synthase subunit PurS, which produces MARVVVHVMPKAEILDPQGQAIVGALGRLGHGGVSDVRQGKRFELEVDDSVSDEALNEIAESLLANTVIEEFSVSRENS; this is translated from the coding sequence GTGGCCCGCGTCGTAGTGCACGTGATGCCCAAGGCCGAGATCCTCGACCCGCAGGGACAGGCCATCGTCGGCGCGCTGGGCCGGCTCGGCCACGGCGGCGTGTCCGATGTGCGCCAAGGCAAGCGATTCGAGCTCGAGGTCGACGATTCGGTGTCCGACGAGGCGCTCAACGAGATCGCCGAGTCGCTGCTGGCGAACACCGTCATCGAGGAGTTCTCGGTGAGCCGGGAGAATTCGTGA
- the purQ gene encoding phosphoribosylformylglycinamidine synthase subunit PurQ — MSGAGAAGKIGVITFPGTLDDVDAARAVRLAGGEAVSLWHADADLKGVDAVVVPGGFSYGDYLRAGAIASFAPVMRSVVDAAAKGLPVLGICNGFQVLCESGLLPGALTRNEGLHFICRDVWLQVASNSTAWTTRYEQDADLLVPLKSGEGRYVASTEVLDELEGEGRVVFRYRENLNGSMRGIAGISSANGRVVGLMPHPEHATEPLTGPSDDGLGLFYSALDAVLTA; from the coding sequence GTGAGCGGCGCCGGGGCCGCCGGCAAGATCGGCGTCATCACATTCCCTGGCACGCTCGATGATGTCGACGCCGCCCGCGCGGTCCGGCTGGCCGGCGGGGAAGCGGTCAGCCTGTGGCACGCCGACGCCGATCTCAAGGGTGTCGACGCGGTCGTGGTGCCCGGCGGTTTCTCCTACGGTGACTATCTGCGCGCCGGCGCCATCGCCAGCTTCGCGCCGGTGATGCGGTCGGTCGTCGATGCGGCGGCCAAGGGGCTGCCGGTGCTGGGGATCTGCAACGGTTTCCAGGTGCTGTGCGAATCCGGGCTGTTGCCGGGGGCGCTGACGCGCAACGAGGGATTGCACTTCATCTGCCGCGATGTGTGGCTGCAGGTGGCGTCGAACTCGACGGCGTGGACCACCCGCTACGAGCAGGACGCGGATCTGTTGGTGCCGTTGAAGTCCGGCGAGGGCCGTTATGTGGCGTCGACGGAGGTGCTCGACGAGCTCGAGGGGGAGGGCCGCGTGGTCTTCCGGTACCGCGAGAACCTCAACGGCTCGATGCGCGGTATCGCCGGGATCAGCTCGGCCAACGGCCGCGTCGTCGGCTTGATGCCTCATCCCGAGCACGCCACCGAGCCGTTGACGGGTCCCTCCGATGACGGTCTCGGCCTTTTCTACTCCGCGCTCGATGCGGTGCTCACGGCCTGA
- a CDS encoding DUF4436 domain-containing protein produces MKFRVVLGILAIIAAYVTTIVLYAATGLGGPAEIPVDQPVADQTSVTFDLEEVHAVKGEMVANVTVTPGPGLIDPDTQGLTEDLSVTIYSAVTPTTRSWPAGTVPGVFPVALTIGGDPGAYPFDRYRSGPITVSVVSGDDRIPESTWATFVDRVPGWMFSIPARGESDASSVYRVNLHRAPSTAAFAAIIVGALITIAVLGVVVAVQTLRNRRKFQPPMTTWFAAMLFAVVPLRNALPDGPPMGAWVDVTVVLWVVVALVTSMSIYIACWWRHLKPEPDDKR; encoded by the coding sequence ATGAAGTTTCGTGTCGTGCTCGGGATCCTAGCGATCATCGCGGCATACGTCACGACGATCGTCCTGTACGCGGCCACCGGACTCGGTGGTCCTGCGGAGATACCCGTCGATCAGCCCGTGGCGGACCAGACCTCGGTCACCTTCGACCTGGAGGAGGTACACGCGGTCAAGGGCGAGATGGTCGCCAACGTGACCGTCACCCCTGGGCCGGGGCTGATCGATCCCGATACTCAGGGCCTGACCGAAGACCTCAGCGTCACAATCTATTCGGCCGTCACGCCGACCACTCGCAGCTGGCCCGCGGGCACCGTGCCCGGTGTCTTCCCCGTCGCGCTGACCATCGGCGGCGACCCCGGTGCGTACCCGTTCGACCGTTATCGATCCGGACCCATCACCGTCTCGGTGGTGAGCGGCGACGACCGGATCCCGGAGTCGACCTGGGCCACATTCGTCGACCGGGTGCCCGGATGGATGTTCAGCATCCCGGCGCGCGGCGAGTCAGACGCATCGTCGGTGTACCGGGTGAACCTGCACCGTGCGCCGAGCACCGCCGCGTTCGCCGCGATCATCGTGGGCGCATTGATCACCATTGCCGTGCTCGGTGTGGTCGTCGCGGTGCAGACCTTGCGCAACCGGCGCAAATTCCAGCCGCCGATGACGACGTGGTTCGCGGCGATGCTGTTCGCCGTCGTGCCGCTGCGCAACGCGCTGCCCGACGGGCCACCCATGGGGGCGTGGGTGGACGTCACCGTGGTGCTCTGGGTGGTGGTGGCCCTGGTCACCTCCATGAGCATCTACATCGCCTGTTGGTGGCGGCACCTCAAACCCGAGCCCGACGACAAGCGATGA